From the genome of Myxococcales bacterium:
CTGCACCAGCACCATGGTCTTGCCACTGCCGGGGCCTGCAAGCACCAGCAGGGGGCCTTTTGTATGCGATACGGCTGCAAGCTGCGCTGAATTCAGATTCGTCATTCTACAGTTACGCTCTTCGCAAGATTTCTGGGTTGGTCTACGTCCGTCCCTTTATGATCGGCTGCAAAATAGGCGATCAGCTGAAGCGGAATAGAAGCGAGAATCGGTGTCATAAATTCATCTGCAGCGGGTATTCGCACGACCTCGTTGACGGTAAAATTTATTGCTTCATCCCCTTCGCTGGCTACCGCTATCGTGAATGCTCCGCGAGCCTTCACCTCTTCGATATTAGACAGCATCTTCTCGTAGGACTCGTCCTTCGGGATTATCGCCACGACCGGAACACCGCTGTCTATAAGCGCTATCGGCCCGTGTTTAAGCTCTCCGGCTGCAAAACCCTCGGAATGAACGTAAGATATCTCTTTGAGCTTCAGCGCGCCCTCTAGCGCGACCGGGAAATTGTGGTTCCTGCCGATGAAGAGAACATTTTCAGCCCCGGCTATCATCTCGGCAATATCCTTTATGTGATTGGACTGTTCAAGCACCTCCGCTACCAATCGCGGCAATTTGAGCATCTCCTCGACCATGGATCTTATCTGCGCACCGCCAAGGCTGCCGGTCCTCCTGCTGACATCTAGGGCAAACAATACGAGGGCGACGAGCTGGGCCGTGAATGCCTTCGTGGAGGCGACACCTATTTCGGGGCCGGCATAGGTATAGATGGTAGTATCTGCCATGCGGGTTATCGAACTGCCCAAAACGTTACATATCGCCATGACCGTACAGCCTCGCTCCTTTGCGAGTTTTTCCGCGGCTATGGTATCGGCGGTTTCACCCGACTGCGATATAGGCACAATCAATGTCCTGGAATCGAGTATCGGGTCCCTGTATCTAAACTCGGATGCATAATCGATGGCGACGGGAATTTTCGTAAGAGACTCAATAATATATCTGCCTACCATCGCAGCATGCAGCGATGTCCCGCACGCGACTATGGCGATTCGATCAAACTTAGGATTGCTGCCGTCGAACAAGCTATCGATCTCCTTGAGCTCGACCACGCCGCGCTCCTTGGAAACACGCCCGGCAAAAATATCCTGAAACATGTCACGCTGATCGTGTATCTCTTTGAGCATGAAGTGTTTGAACCCGCCCTTTTCTGCCATGACAGGATTCCATGGTATATGCTGCTTTTCACGATTTATACGAGTTCCTTCCGAATCATATATTTTAATCTCCCTTGAAGAGACGACCGCATGCTCGCCATCTTCTATGAAGATCACCCCTTTTGTGTAAGGGAGCAAAGCGGGTATATCTGAGGCGACATATCTCGAACCGTTACTCTCTCCCAAAACCATAGGACTTCCGGTCTTGGCGATATAGAGAACGCCGGGCTCCTGCGCGTTCATTATGACCATAGCATATGAACCTCTGAGCCTAGCTAGCGTCTCCCTCAAAGCAGAGAGGGAGTCTCCTCCGTTCCTTTTGAAATTGTAGTCCATCAGGTGACAGATGACCTCAGTATCAGTCTCGGATGTGAAGCGGTGCCCGCTCGCAGTCAGAGACTCCCTGAGCTCCAGATAATTCTCGATGATCCCGTTATGCACCACGACTATGTCGCCGGAGCGATGTGGATGAGCGTTCATCTCGTTGGGATTGCCGTGGGTGGCCCACCGGGTATGACCTATTCCTGTATTCCCGACCAGATTACACTCATTCACCATCCTCTCCAAATTGGAGAGTTTTCCCTCCGCACGAACTATCTTTATCTCTCCCGAACTCAGCACCGCTATGCCGGCGGAATCGTACCCGCGGTATTCCAGCCTCCTCAGTCCATCGATCAGTATGGGCGTCGCCTGCTCAGTACCCACATATCCCATTATTCCACACATAGATTCCTCTCCATTTAAGAAGATATATTTCTATTTCTTTTTCTTCCGCCTCTTCGACCAACCCGGCACGACCTTTTGCTGAACCCTCGACAGCGCCAGCGCAAACTCCGGGACGTTCTTCGTTATCGTAGAACCAGCTCCTATCGTAGCGCCGCGTCCCACTCTCACCGGGGCCACGAACTGAGTATCGCTGCCAACAAAAACCCCGTCGCCGATCGAAGTTCTGTACTTGGCAAAACCATCATAGTTGCAGGTAATAGTTCCGCATCCGATGTTAGCGCCTGCGCCTATCACCGCATCGCCGAGATAGGTCAGATGATTGGCTTTTGATCCATCCTTCATCGTACATTTCTTCAGCTCAACAAAATTTCCAATGCGAACATTCTTGCCGACTTTGGAATCCGGTCTCACCCTTGCGAATGGCCCGAGTATCGCTCCACCTCCAATCGTGCTTTTTTCTATAACGCTGTGTGCCTTTATATGAACCCCGTCGCCGACCACTGAGTCCTTTATGACCACCCCGTTTTCGATTATGCAATCACAGCCTATCCTTGTATTGCCTGAGATGAATGTGTAGGGCATCACCGTCGTATCTGCGCCTATCTTCACCCCGAAGTCTATATTCGTATTTCTGCTGTCTAGGATCCCCACGCCTCCCAGCATATGCGCAGCGTTGATCCTTTCAATCATCAACTCGCGCACCCTGGACATATCGATGCGCGTGTTGATTCCAAGAAAGTCCGTAGCAGGCTCCCCGCTCCAAGCAGTGACGCTCACCCCCTCTTTGAGGGCTATGCCCACAAGATCGGTGATATAGTACTCGCCCTTCGCATTCTTATTGGAGAGCTTCTTCAGGGATTTGAAAAGCCACTGGGCATCGAAGCACATAATTCCAGAGTTGACCTCCCTAATCTTTAGCTCCTCTTCGTCGGCGTCCCTGGCCTCGACGATTTTGACGACCTTGCCGTCCAGATCGCGAACTATCCGACCATAGCTGCCCGGCTCTTGGAGGTTCATCGTCAGAATGCCCATAGTAGAACCCTTTTCCGAAACGTATTTCAGAAAAGATGAAATCACCTCGCCTCGTATCAGCGGCACATCGGCGCACAGTGAAAGCGCATACCCCTTGAAGCCCTTGAGAGCTTTTCCGGCTGCCTGAACGGCATTGCCGGTGCCAAGCGGCTGCCTCTGTACAGCATCTTCAAGGCGATTGTTAAGAATGTATTCCTTCACATCCCTCTGCGACGGCCCCCTAACGACTATTACCCTGTCAGAGCCAACCTCTCGCCTCACCACATCCACAACGTAGGAAATGACTGGGCGCCCCAAGAGGTCGTGCAGCACCTTCGACTTTTTGGATTTCATCCTAGTGCTTTTACCTGCAGCGAGTATGATAGCGGCGACCTTAGCCATCTAACCCTCCGTTTTTATTAACTTATTCATTTAAAGCCGAATTTTTAAAATTTCAGCGCTTATATAATCAGGGGGATCGGAATACAAGCCTCATTTTGACATTATATGTCGGCATGTGATAGGCCAATCGTGCTGGAAAACGGAGGGAGAAGATGAGCACCACACAGCAGACCATATCGAGGCAGCTTGGCATATTCAGGCCGCTGACCAGGATCCCCAGATCCAGCCTCTTCAACTTTGCGGCAATTCTCCTGCTGTTCCTCTTCATATTTACCCTCCAGAAGCTGAGCGACCGGATAACACCCGCCGACACAGCATCAAAACCTTCCGCCCCAGCCGCAGCATCTGCATTAACTGCTACCCCGACGACAACTGCGCAGAGGCAGGAGATCGCAGGAGAAGCGATAAGCCGGAAGAAGCTGGTCTTGCCAGAGATAAAACCGGAGGTAGAAAAGACACCCGAAGTCTCAATCGCCATCGGCAACGCTAAACCAAAAACCGCAAACGTTCCATCCGGGCATGCCGTGGAAGAGCTCGATAGCCACGAGGCCCGCATGATCTATTTGAATCAGAACAGAAGCTATTTTCAAAATTCCACCCAACCGAGCGAAATCGGTCGGCCTCAAATCGTCCATCATGCGCTGGCGCTTCAAAAGACCGAAGACGACACGGAATATTTTATACCATTCGAAGAGAATGCCAAATAGAGAGATCCGACCGATCACGACAAATGATAAATCAACATCCTGTAGATAAAATCATTCAGACGGCGATGAGATACGGAGCCGACTTTGCCGAGGTCTTCATCGAACAGAAGCGTTCAACGACCATAACCCTCGACAATAGGAAGATCGAAAATGCTTCATCATTTTTCGACCACGGGATAGGGATCAGAGTCATATCCGAGGGAAGAACTGCATACGGAGCCACCAACGACCTTTCAAAAAAAGCACTGCTGGAAATGGCAAAGTCCGTCGGAAAAGCCGTGAGGGCTAAAAACGCGGACGTAAAAAAAATAACGCTGGTTGAGATGGCTCCGGAATCTCCATCGATGGTCAAGCATCATCCATCCGGAGTCAAACTCGAAGAGAAATGCGAGATAGTCAAGAGGGCCAACGAAACGGCGTGGAGCGCAGGCACCGCGATATGTCAGGTTAAAATAACCTACAGAGACGCAGTGCGTAGGATACTGATAGCGTCATCATCGGGAACATATGCGATCGATGAACAAGTAGGCACCGCGCTTCTGGTTCAAACTGTCGCAGCCGACAAAGAAGTCCTTCAAACAGGATACGAGGTCATCGGCGGAAGCCTTGGCTTCGAAACATTCGACGAAACGATGCCTGAAGAAATAGCCGAGCGCGCCGCCAAGAGAGCGCTACGGAATCTGAAGGCCCGCCCGGCCCCGGCCGGCAAGATGCCCGTAATAATCGCCGGCGAAGCAGGCGGAACGATGATCCACGAGGCGGTCGGGCACGGTCTTGAGGCCGACCTCGCTCTCGACGGAAACTCCGTGTACTCAGGAAAAATCGGAGAACAGGTTGCCAGCCCGCTTGTGACCGTCATAGACGACTCAACTCTGCAGGGGAAAAGGGGCACATTCACGTTCGACGACGAGGGGACCTGCGCAAAGCGCACGGTCCTGATCGAAAAAGGAATTCTAAAAAATTATATGTCCGACAACATCAGGGCACAGAGGTCAAAAAGCGTCTCTACAGGAAATGCCAGGCGCGAAAGCTACAGGGTCCCGCCGATAGTCAGGATGACCAACACGATCATCGCCCCAGGCTACGACGATGCAGCCGCGATACTGCGCGACACTGAATCCGGGCTCTTCGTAAAACGCATGGGAGGCGGCCAGGTCAACACGATCAATGGAGATTTCGTATTCGACGTTCAAGAAGGTTATCTCATTGAAGAGGGGAAGCTGGGAGATCAGGTCCGCGGGGCA
Proteins encoded in this window:
- a CDS encoding TldD/PmbA family protein; translated protein: MINQHPVDKIIQTAMRYGADFAEVFIEQKRSTTITLDNRKIENASSFFDHGIGIRVISEGRTAYGATNDLSKKALLEMAKSVGKAVRAKNADVKKITLVEMAPESPSMVKHHPSGVKLEEKCEIVKRANETAWSAGTAICQVKITYRDAVRRILIASSSGTYAIDEQVGTALLVQTVAADKEVLQTGYEVIGGSLGFETFDETMPEEIAERAAKRALRNLKARPAPAGKMPVIIAGEAGGTMIHEAVGHGLEADLALDGNSVYSGKIGEQVASPLVTVIDDSTLQGKRGTFTFDDEGTCAKRTVLIEKGILKNYMSDNIRAQRSKSVSTGNARRESYRVPPIVRMTNTIIAPGYDDAAAILRDTESGLFVKRMGGGQVNTINGDFVFDVQEGYLIEEGKLGDQVRGATLIGNGPKILMEIDRIATDLGFSIGTCGKSGQEAPVSCGQPTLRIPEIVVGGM
- the glmU gene encoding bifunctional UDP-N-acetylglucosamine diphosphorylase/glucosamine-1-phosphate N-acetyltransferase GlmU; the encoded protein is MAKVAAIILAAGKSTRMKSKKSKVLHDLLGRPVISYVVDVVRREVGSDRVIVVRGPSQRDVKEYILNNRLEDAVQRQPLGTGNAVQAAGKALKGFKGYALSLCADVPLIRGEVISSFLKYVSEKGSTMGILTMNLQEPGSYGRIVRDLDGKVVKIVEARDADEEELKIREVNSGIMCFDAQWLFKSLKKLSNKNAKGEYYITDLVGIALKEGVSVTAWSGEPATDFLGINTRIDMSRVRELMIERINAAHMLGGVGILDSRNTNIDFGVKIGADTTVMPYTFISGNTRIGCDCIIENGVVIKDSVVGDGVHIKAHSVIEKSTIGGGAILGPFARVRPDSKVGKNVRIGNFVELKKCTMKDGSKANHLTYLGDAVIGAGANIGCGTITCNYDGFAKYRTSIGDGVFVGSDTQFVAPVRVGRGATIGAGSTITKNVPEFALALSRVQQKVVPGWSKRRKKKK
- the glmS gene encoding glutamine--fructose-6-phosphate transaminase (isomerizing); this translates as MCGIMGYVGTEQATPILIDGLRRLEYRGYDSAGIAVLSSGEIKIVRAEGKLSNLERMVNECNLVGNTGIGHTRWATHGNPNEMNAHPHRSGDIVVVHNGIIENYLELRESLTASGHRFTSETDTEVICHLMDYNFKRNGGDSLSALRETLARLRGSYAMVIMNAQEPGVLYIAKTGSPMVLGESNGSRYVASDIPALLPYTKGVIFIEDGEHAVVSSREIKIYDSEGTRINREKQHIPWNPVMAEKGGFKHFMLKEIHDQRDMFQDIFAGRVSKERGVVELKEIDSLFDGSNPKFDRIAIVACGTSLHAAMVGRYIIESLTKIPVAIDYASEFRYRDPILDSRTLIVPISQSGETADTIAAEKLAKERGCTVMAICNVLGSSITRMADTTIYTYAGPEIGVASTKAFTAQLVALVLFALDVSRRTGSLGGAQIRSMVEEMLKLPRLVAEVLEQSNHIKDIAEMIAGAENVLFIGRNHNFPVALEGALKLKEISYVHSEGFAAGELKHGPIALIDSGVPVVAIIPKDESYEKMLSNIEEVKARGAFTIAVASEGDEAINFTVNEVVRIPAADEFMTPILASIPLQLIAYFAADHKGTDVDQPRNLAKSVTVE